One Clavibacter zhangzhiyongii genomic region harbors:
- a CDS encoding HEAT repeat domain-containing protein, with the protein MADGDDPRRREDSLATRMSDAVARTSEREVALRAMGLLDGLYEGDDFLLLVGGRHARGILNGAPPLYWPEAWGARALLYAWTPEAAKVVEKNLTNRAWRVREACAKVVATRQLPLVRALTVLVTDENARVRGAALRALGAVGGPSDEEVIRRALTDPDTSVRVAAHDGLEALAARHEQVLSPAGRHAQAAAEAGAITVDVDEDEDEADTSADRS; encoded by the coding sequence ATGGCTGACGGAGATGACCCCCGCCGTCGCGAGGATTCCCTCGCGACGCGCATGAGCGACGCGGTGGCGCGCACGAGCGAGCGGGAGGTCGCCCTGCGGGCGATGGGCCTGCTGGACGGCCTGTACGAGGGCGACGACTTCCTGCTGCTGGTCGGCGGGCGCCACGCCCGCGGGATCCTCAACGGCGCGCCTCCCCTCTACTGGCCCGAGGCCTGGGGCGCGCGCGCGCTCCTCTACGCGTGGACCCCGGAGGCCGCGAAGGTCGTCGAGAAGAACCTCACCAACCGCGCCTGGCGCGTCCGCGAGGCGTGCGCCAAGGTCGTCGCCACCCGGCAGCTGCCGCTGGTGCGCGCCCTCACCGTGCTCGTCACTGACGAGAACGCCCGCGTCCGCGGCGCCGCCCTGCGCGCGCTCGGCGCCGTCGGCGGCCCGTCCGACGAGGAGGTCATCCGCCGCGCGCTGACCGATCCCGACACCTCCGTCCGCGTCGCCGCGCACGACGGCCTCGAGGCCCTCGCCGCCCGCCACGAGCAGGTGCTCTCCCCCGCCGGCCGGCACGCGCAGGCCGCGGCCGAGGCGGGCGCCATCACCGTGGACGTCGACGAGGACGAGGACGAGGCGGACACGAGCGCCGACCGTTCCTGA
- a CDS encoding response regulator transcription factor, whose protein sequence is MTDDLTVLVVDDDFRIARLHEGIVEQAPGFRAVGTAGSVRAALAVLDTSRPDLVLLDAYLPDGSGVDLVRRIEPDVILVTAADDPATVRRALRGGAVSYLVKPFAPELLTARLAAYAAFRAGLASDRPLDQAGIDRAIHALRPGRVSARERPATEQAVLDALSSSDEELSAPEIAERVGVSRATAQRYLGALARDRVVDVQLNYGSTGRPEHRYRILRPR, encoded by the coding sequence ATGACCGACGACCTCACCGTCCTCGTCGTCGACGACGACTTCCGCATCGCGCGCCTGCACGAGGGCATCGTGGAGCAGGCGCCCGGGTTCCGCGCCGTCGGCACCGCGGGCAGCGTGCGGGCCGCGCTCGCCGTGCTCGACACGTCCCGCCCCGACCTCGTGCTCCTCGACGCGTACCTGCCCGACGGCAGCGGCGTCGACCTCGTGCGGCGCATCGAGCCCGACGTGATCCTCGTCACGGCCGCCGACGACCCCGCCACCGTCCGCCGCGCCCTCCGCGGCGGCGCGGTCTCCTACCTCGTGAAGCCGTTCGCGCCCGAGCTGCTCACCGCGCGGCTCGCGGCCTACGCGGCCTTCCGCGCCGGCCTCGCGAGCGACCGTCCGCTCGACCAGGCCGGCATCGACCGCGCCATCCACGCGCTGCGGCCCGGCCGGGTCTCCGCGCGCGAGCGCCCGGCGACGGAGCAGGCCGTGCTCGACGCCCTGTCCTCATCCGACGAGGAGCTGAGCGCCCCCGAGATCGCGGAGCGCGTCGGCGTCTCCCGCGCCACCGCGCAGCGCTACCTCGGCGCCCTCGCGCGCGACCGCGTGGTCGACGTGCAGCTCAACTACGGATCCACCGGCCGCCCCGAGCACCGCTACCGGATCCTGCGGCCGCGGTGA
- a CDS encoding VIT1/CCC1 transporter family protein: MTSMPPARTPDPTPAQVRRWRQYLADERAEAAVYRDLAGRRTGEERAILLALAEAEGRHADHWIELLGDRVGKPVRGDVRTRILGLLARRFGSVFVLALAQRAESRSPYADDADATDAMAADERVHEEVVRGLATRGRLRLSGTFRAAVFGANDGLVSNLALVLGITATGVPNAVILATGLAGLLAGALSMGAGEFVSVRSQRELLEASAPDPGTRDALPHLDVDANELALVYRARGMTEEEALAHADEVLRDLAAETRPIPVTIAGVAAAEDDHESVGTAWGAALSSFCFFASGAVIPVLPYLFGLQGILALAVACVLVAIALSITGAVTGLLSGGPPLRRAGRQLLIGFGAAGATYLLGLLFNTQVG, encoded by the coding sequence ATGACGTCCATGCCCCCTGCCCGCACGCCCGATCCGACGCCCGCCCAGGTGCGCCGCTGGCGGCAGTACCTCGCCGACGAGCGCGCCGAGGCCGCCGTCTACCGCGACCTCGCCGGCCGCCGCACGGGCGAGGAGCGCGCGATCCTGCTCGCCCTCGCCGAGGCGGAGGGCCGCCACGCCGACCACTGGATCGAGCTCCTCGGCGACCGCGTCGGCAAGCCCGTGCGCGGCGACGTCCGCACCCGGATCCTCGGCCTGCTCGCCCGCCGCTTCGGCTCCGTCTTCGTGCTCGCGCTCGCGCAGCGCGCCGAGAGCCGGTCGCCCTATGCGGACGACGCCGACGCCACCGACGCCATGGCCGCCGACGAGCGCGTGCACGAGGAGGTCGTGCGCGGCCTCGCCACCCGCGGCCGGCTGCGCCTGTCCGGCACCTTCCGCGCCGCGGTCTTCGGCGCCAACGACGGGCTCGTGAGCAACCTCGCGCTCGTGCTCGGCATCACGGCCACGGGCGTCCCGAACGCGGTGATCCTCGCCACCGGCCTCGCGGGCCTCCTCGCCGGCGCGCTCTCCATGGGCGCGGGCGAGTTCGTGTCGGTGCGCTCCCAGCGCGAGCTGCTCGAGGCCTCGGCGCCGGATCCGGGCACCCGCGACGCCCTCCCGCACCTGGACGTCGACGCGAACGAGCTCGCCCTCGTCTACCGCGCCCGCGGCATGACCGAGGAGGAGGCGCTCGCCCACGCCGACGAGGTGCTGCGCGACCTCGCGGCCGAGACCCGGCCGATCCCCGTCACCATCGCGGGCGTCGCCGCGGCCGAGGACGACCACGAGAGCGTCGGCACCGCCTGGGGCGCGGCCCTGTCGAGCTTCTGCTTCTTCGCGTCGGGCGCCGTGATCCCCGTGCTGCCGTACCTGTTCGGCCTCCAGGGGATCCTCGCCCTCGCCGTCGCGTGCGTGCTCGTCGCGATCGCGCTCTCCATCACGGGCGCGGTGACCGGCCTCCTCAGCGGCGGCCCGCCCCTGCGTCGCGCGGGCCGGCAGCTGCTGATCGGCTTCGGCGCGGCCGGCGCCACCTACCTGCTGGGGCTGCTCTTCAACACCCAGGTCGGCTGA
- a CDS encoding sensor histidine kinase, giving the protein MDRATGRRRAGLDFARRTLVLQLLVVLVVVGIATIAYGLLSSSENREEAQATALAIARTAAEDPALRAAVTAETADPATATAADLADGPVQRTAEAVRQRTGALFVVVTDDRGLRLAHPDPAELGQLVSTDPTVALAGREEVTWATGTLGESARAKVPVRAREAVDAPDDGSGRVVGEVSVGFAAATVRDSIGVDVAAIAVVALLALGVGAVASGILSRRLARLTLGLQPSELAGLVQDQAAVLSGVGEGVLGLGTDGRVTVCNPRAAELLGLADPVGRTLDELGVAPVLREAVAQARAGASSGAAAGSPSLRAVVDDRLLFVDVARVARDGRDLGAVMVLRDETDIEAMSRRLTAVTAMSTALRVQRHEFANRLHVVRGLVATGRVDEAESYLAGVLEQGPVAFPTVDAGLVDEPYLQAFLGAKAMEAEERGVALRVGPGTLVRGILVRPEEVTTVLGNLVDNAMHAAVRGSRPDRWVEVEALDDGVDLHLAVSDSGDGLGSADVAGIFRRRPDDVDGAAGALAAGGGADPPHGLGFGLPLVRDIARRDGGDVWVADPGGPPPRADAGAVFCARLAGVVEPPDGDPPAPADPSDPHPRGDRA; this is encoded by the coding sequence GTGGATCGGGCGACGGGGCGACGGCGGGCGGGGCTCGACTTCGCGCGGCGCACGCTCGTCCTCCAGCTGCTCGTCGTGCTCGTGGTGGTCGGCATCGCGACCATCGCCTACGGCCTGCTCAGCTCCTCCGAGAACCGCGAGGAGGCGCAGGCGACGGCGCTCGCGATCGCGCGGACGGCCGCCGAGGATCCCGCGCTCCGGGCCGCCGTGACGGCCGAGACCGCGGATCCCGCGACGGCCACCGCCGCGGACCTCGCCGACGGGCCCGTGCAGCGCACCGCCGAGGCCGTGCGGCAGCGCACGGGCGCGCTGTTCGTCGTCGTGACCGACGACCGCGGGCTGCGGCTCGCGCACCCCGACCCCGCCGAGCTCGGGCAGCTCGTGAGCACGGATCCGACGGTCGCGCTCGCGGGTCGCGAGGAGGTGACGTGGGCCACCGGCACGCTCGGGGAGTCCGCGCGCGCGAAGGTGCCGGTGCGGGCGCGGGAGGCGGTCGACGCTCCGGACGACGGATCCGGCCGGGTCGTCGGCGAGGTCAGCGTCGGCTTCGCGGCGGCGACCGTGCGCGACTCCATCGGCGTCGACGTGGCCGCCATCGCGGTGGTCGCGCTGCTCGCGCTCGGCGTCGGGGCGGTGGCCAGCGGGATCCTCAGCCGCCGCCTCGCGCGCCTCACCCTCGGCCTCCAGCCCTCAGAGCTCGCGGGCCTCGTGCAGGACCAGGCGGCCGTGCTCTCGGGGGTCGGCGAGGGCGTGCTCGGCCTCGGCACCGACGGCCGGGTCACCGTCTGCAACCCGCGAGCCGCCGAACTGCTCGGCCTCGCGGATCCGGTGGGCCGCACGCTCGACGAGCTCGGCGTCGCGCCGGTGCTGCGGGAGGCGGTCGCGCAGGCGCGGGCCGGAGCGTCGTCCGGCGCCGCCGCCGGATCCCCGTCGCTGCGCGCGGTGGTCGACGACCGGCTCCTCTTCGTGGACGTCGCCCGCGTCGCCCGCGACGGGCGCGACCTCGGCGCGGTGATGGTGCTGCGCGACGAGACCGACATCGAGGCGATGAGCCGCCGCCTCACCGCCGTCACCGCGATGTCCACGGCGCTCCGCGTGCAGCGGCACGAGTTCGCCAACCGCCTCCACGTCGTCCGCGGCCTCGTCGCGACCGGCCGCGTGGACGAGGCCGAGAGCTACCTCGCGGGCGTGCTCGAGCAGGGGCCCGTGGCGTTCCCGACGGTCGACGCCGGCCTCGTCGACGAGCCCTACCTGCAGGCGTTCCTCGGCGCGAAGGCCATGGAGGCGGAGGAGCGGGGCGTGGCGCTCCGGGTGGGACCGGGCACCCTCGTGCGCGGGATCCTGGTGCGGCCCGAGGAGGTCACCACCGTCCTCGGCAACCTCGTCGACAACGCGATGCACGCGGCCGTGCGCGGATCCCGCCCCGACAGGTGGGTGGAGGTGGAGGCGCTCGACGACGGCGTCGACCTGCACCTGGCGGTCTCCGACTCGGGGGACGGGCTCGGGTCGGCGGACGTCGCGGGCATCTTCCGCCGTCGGCCCGACGACGTGGACGGGGCCGCGGGGGCGCTCGCCGCGGGCGGGGGCGCGGATCCCCCGCACGGCCTCGGCTTCGGCCTGCCGCTCGTGCGCGACATCGCGCGGCGCGACGGCGGCGACGTGTGGGTCGCGGATCCCGGCGGCCCGCCGCCTCGTGCGGACGCCGGCGCCGTGTTCTGCGCGCGCCTCGCCGGTGTGGTGGAGCCGCCCGACGGGGATCCGCCCGCCCCCGCCGACCCTTCCGACCCCCACCCCCGCGGAGACCGCGCATGA
- a CDS encoding DUF4352 domain-containing protein encodes MSAPAPYAPAPAPAPAAPKQKNTIGLIALILAGIGFLFGVIPPLSGLAWIFFIPAIVLAIIGLTRKGQAKGTSISALILAVVGWIVAIIVASVTILGAVGTAIEESDTAPSAASEASEAAEAPAAEAPAEEEGVQEAAIGDTVTTGDGIAFTVRGIECGLAEAGDNEYLKETAKGQFCKVDYRIDNGGSDSINLLSNDVKGYIGESAYDTNGSVSTFGGDLFSTDVNPGLGTDNTVYIDIPAGAALDYIEFRPTFSFDNAVVVRAS; translated from the coding sequence ATGTCCGCACCCGCCCCGTACGCGCCTGCCCCCGCGCCCGCTCCCGCCGCTCCCAAGCAGAAGAACACGATCGGCCTCATCGCCCTGATCCTCGCCGGGATCGGCTTCCTGTTCGGGGTCATCCCGCCGCTCTCGGGGCTCGCGTGGATCTTCTTCATCCCCGCGATCGTGCTCGCGATCATCGGCCTCACCCGCAAGGGCCAGGCCAAGGGGACCTCGATCAGCGCGCTCATCCTCGCGGTCGTCGGCTGGATCGTGGCGATCATCGTCGCCTCGGTGACCATCCTGGGTGCCGTCGGCACGGCGATCGAGGAGAGCGACACGGCTCCGTCCGCCGCGTCCGAGGCCAGCGAAGCCGCGGAGGCCCCTGCTGCTGAAGCACCCGCAGAGGAGGAGGGCGTCCAGGAGGCGGCCATCGGCGACACGGTGACCACAGGCGACGGGATCGCCTTCACCGTTCGCGGCATCGAGTGCGGCCTCGCCGAGGCCGGGGACAACGAGTACCTGAAGGAGACGGCCAAGGGCCAGTTCTGCAAGGTGGACTACCGCATCGACAACGGCGGCTCGGACTCCATCAACCTGCTGTCCAACGACGTCAAGGGCTACATCGGCGAGAGCGCCTACGACACGAACGGCTCGGTCAGCACCTTCGGGGGCGACCTCTTCAGCACCGATGTGAACCCGGGTCTGGGGACCGACAACACGGTCTACATCGACATCCCGGCCGGTGCCGCGCTCGACTACATCGAGTTCCGCCCGACCTTCAGCTTCGACAACGCGGTGGTCGTCCGCGCATCCTGA
- the ectB gene encoding diaminobutyrate--2-oxoglutarate transaminase — protein sequence MTIFEQMESEVRSYSRGWPVVFDRAVGSEMFTADGDRYLDFFAGAGALNYGHNNPALKQKLVDYILRDGVTHSLDMFTEARRDFLQTFQDVILQPRGLDYRIMFPGPGGANAVEAALKLARKVTGRTTIVHFTNSFHGMTEGALAVTGNALKRGGAGHPLQHTVAVPFDGYLGGETDSLAYFEKLLDDSGSGFDKPAGVIVETVQGEGGINVASAEWLRALRDLCTRHGIVLIVDDVQMGCGRTGGFFSFEESGIVPDIVTLSKSIGGYGLPMALTLLKPELDQWKPGEHNGTFRGIAPAFLTGAEALRQYWADGELEASTLRKGERIHEVFTEIAAEAAPGMTLKVRGRGLARGIEFPSGDLAGAVCRAAFERGMLMETSGAGGTVMKVLPALTITDDEVEEGLAIIRASVREVLGATSEELAADEVPLPVAVGS from the coding sequence ATGACGATCTTCGAGCAGATGGAGTCCGAGGTCCGGAGCTACAGCCGCGGCTGGCCGGTCGTGTTCGACCGCGCCGTGGGCAGCGAGATGTTCACGGCCGACGGCGACCGCTACCTCGACTTCTTCGCCGGCGCGGGCGCCCTCAACTACGGGCACAACAACCCGGCGCTCAAGCAGAAGCTGGTCGACTACATCCTCCGCGACGGCGTCACGCACTCCCTCGACATGTTCACGGAGGCGCGTCGCGACTTCCTGCAGACGTTCCAGGACGTCATCCTCCAGCCGCGCGGGCTCGACTACCGCATCATGTTCCCCGGCCCGGGCGGCGCCAACGCGGTCGAGGCCGCGCTGAAGCTCGCGCGCAAGGTCACCGGCCGCACCACGATCGTGCACTTCACCAACTCGTTCCACGGCATGACCGAGGGCGCGCTCGCGGTCACCGGCAACGCGCTCAAGCGCGGCGGCGCCGGCCACCCGCTCCAGCACACCGTCGCGGTGCCGTTCGACGGCTACCTCGGCGGCGAGACCGACAGCCTCGCGTACTTCGAGAAGCTGCTCGACGACTCGGGCTCGGGCTTCGACAAGCCCGCCGGTGTCATCGTCGAGACCGTGCAGGGCGAGGGCGGCATCAACGTCGCGAGCGCCGAGTGGCTCCGCGCCCTGCGCGACCTGTGCACGCGCCACGGCATCGTGCTCATCGTCGACGACGTGCAGATGGGCTGCGGCCGCACCGGCGGCTTCTTCAGCTTCGAGGAGTCGGGCATCGTCCCCGACATCGTCACGCTCTCCAAGTCCATCGGCGGCTACGGCCTGCCCATGGCCCTCACGCTCCTCAAGCCGGAGCTCGACCAGTGGAAGCCGGGCGAGCACAACGGCACCTTCCGCGGCATCGCGCCGGCGTTCCTCACGGGCGCCGAGGCGCTGCGCCAGTACTGGGCCGACGGCGAGCTCGAGGCGTCCACGCTGCGCAAGGGCGAGCGGATCCACGAGGTCTTCACCGAGATCGCCGCCGAGGCGGCCCCCGGCATGACGCTCAAGGTGCGCGGCCGCGGCCTCGCGCGCGGCATCGAGTTCCCCTCGGGCGACCTCGCGGGCGCGGTCTGCCGGGCGGCGTTCGAGCGCGGAATGCTCATGGAGACGAGCGGCGCCGGCGGCACGGTCATGAAGGTGCTGCCCGCGCTCACCATCACCGACGACGAGGTCGAGGAGGGGCTCGCCATCATCCGCGCGTCCGTCCGCGAGGTCCTCGGCGCCACGAGCGAGGAGCTCGCCGCCGACGAGGTGCCGCTGCCGGTGGCCGTCGGGAGCTGA
- a CDS encoding tetratricopeptide repeat protein — protein sequence MTPGSFSIPPFVGASRLAYVSDLLSSFNRLGSEGTGQWIHLDAPSGAGKTRIVQQFYKEIASKHQQTSAYWPPLITEDSTELTEDQHARARKATFPMFPHVPGSLPQFMWWGITATTLTASRGNSAHQAFHQWLAHAPYIAELVRQNTSRLDRLKTTISGSTDALVDEIGNLALSGATGAMGIDLGLGTGLAYAALKQIATSSERVEERKRLVRGSDDIREDMSVVHDRIYDVLMRSIGPKLPTVIFIEDAHWGDSNLLNLMTKLVESNPYVMVISTAWPEQASDSALESALREAKAINLFDQNQEVARVSANLALEEDARYAILRHYFPNVESSTAKAIVKLYSNPLELTLFGLWRRYHEQFPSGDLKLSSEAIEELPSTVAGLYRGLWQELDNGHKRMFSLLAHVTKGVDEGLIQGAKAWIANDISAAFGAVDFQIDFDESESGVEALLLQAPTWISSLGSGVYVFSSSAQAQVAEEDNQFFSKSQHAGFRDALLKLTIEAVHNGLYRNPAQASAASQFVIAMYEAGLVEDREAVLEAGAIWVDYLDRSPGNSARKINVASSLTSEIDSDSLAYWVLTFYRAQALQEKGSYAESASAFEAIMNTADIQEKLGEAFWYRLLSAYAQTLMKGRRLQEAKDIFAFLASTGDDNFVNWTNYAAVLQAEDKYQDAADVLEELLETALEEDVPNEYHIFALRANLGPVYAKLMRTDEAIASLQAAIAMDSEALDRRARQQLPVVRNSLAGAMQAHKLHAEALALFEQLANQFAEEWGPDHPNTLLAESNAATALFDLKRFAESMALLDSLLPRIRNILTEDSREFMVAYHYQARCLDELGDSEAAAVMHERNLAHRTDVLGQFHIETLISGHYAGVAYRNAGQPYKAIKQFAATLRDRAVSLGSCHFETENTRHELTTLYVSEGMPGPALKYAQQTLDCRVAKMEPEVRNLYTSRLEDLEDMRRSSRKSDALIATCELLLELGPK from the coding sequence ATGACTCCTGGTTCGTTCAGCATTCCCCCGTTCGTGGGTGCAAGCCGTCTAGCTTATGTGAGCGACCTTCTATCAAGCTTCAATCGACTCGGCTCTGAGGGAACGGGTCAGTGGATTCACCTTGATGCGCCAAGTGGTGCCGGAAAGACGCGAATAGTTCAACAGTTCTATAAGGAAATCGCATCTAAGCATCAACAAACTTCGGCATATTGGCCTCCTCTGATTACAGAGGATTCCACTGAATTGACCGAGGATCAACACGCTAGAGCACGTAAAGCAACGTTTCCAATGTTTCCGCACGTCCCCGGCTCTCTCCCGCAGTTCATGTGGTGGGGAATCACTGCGACTACCCTGACCGCATCGAGGGGCAACTCTGCGCACCAAGCATTTCACCAATGGCTCGCCCACGCGCCCTATATAGCAGAGCTAGTGCGCCAGAATACTTCGCGCCTTGATAGGTTAAAGACGACTATAAGCGGATCGACAGACGCGCTTGTTGACGAAATTGGCAACCTCGCATTGTCGGGTGCGACAGGTGCGATGGGTATTGATTTAGGTCTGGGAACAGGGCTCGCCTATGCCGCGCTAAAGCAGATTGCAACCAGCTCCGAAAGGGTAGAGGAGCGGAAGCGACTTGTCCGGGGGAGCGACGACATTCGCGAGGATATGTCGGTCGTACATGATCGTATTTACGATGTCTTGATGCGCTCGATTGGCCCGAAGCTGCCTACGGTTATCTTCATTGAAGATGCTCATTGGGGGGACTCCAATCTACTCAACCTGATGACAAAGCTTGTAGAGTCTAATCCGTACGTCATGGTCATATCCACAGCCTGGCCTGAACAAGCTTCAGATTCCGCACTTGAGTCAGCGTTGCGGGAAGCTAAGGCAATCAATCTTTTTGATCAGAACCAGGAGGTGGCGCGGGTATCTGCAAACCTAGCGCTCGAGGAGGACGCGCGTTATGCAATACTCCGACACTACTTTCCTAATGTGGAGTCAAGTACGGCGAAAGCGATTGTCAAACTATACTCAAACCCTCTTGAGTTGACTCTTTTCGGTCTCTGGCGGCGCTACCACGAGCAGTTTCCATCCGGAGATCTAAAGCTGTCAAGCGAGGCCATCGAGGAGTTGCCCTCGACAGTGGCTGGCCTGTATCGGGGACTGTGGCAAGAGCTCGACAATGGCCATAAGCGTATGTTTTCACTTCTGGCACATGTTACGAAGGGAGTCGACGAAGGTTTAATTCAGGGCGCAAAGGCGTGGATCGCCAATGATATTTCTGCTGCCTTCGGGGCTGTCGACTTCCAGATTGATTTTGACGAGTCTGAGAGCGGGGTGGAGGCTCTGCTGCTTCAGGCGCCCACCTGGATTTCTTCCCTCGGCTCTGGCGTATACGTGTTTTCCAGCTCGGCGCAAGCGCAAGTGGCCGAGGAAGATAACCAGTTCTTTTCAAAGAGCCAACACGCGGGCTTCCGAGACGCATTACTGAAATTAACGATCGAAGCTGTACATAACGGATTATATCGCAATCCTGCCCAAGCGTCGGCCGCCTCGCAATTTGTTATAGCTATGTATGAAGCGGGTTTGGTGGAGGACCGCGAGGCCGTGCTAGAAGCAGGGGCTATATGGGTCGATTATCTAGATCGCTCCCCTGGTAATTCGGCACGTAAAATCAATGTAGCGTCAAGTCTGACGTCGGAAATCGATTCAGATTCCTTGGCGTACTGGGTGCTTACGTTTTATCGGGCGCAGGCGCTGCAGGAAAAAGGCTCTTATGCCGAGTCGGCAAGTGCGTTCGAGGCGATCATGAATACCGCAGACATTCAGGAGAAGCTAGGCGAAGCTTTCTGGTACCGACTGCTCTCTGCGTACGCGCAAACCTTGATGAAGGGTAGACGCCTTCAGGAGGCGAAAGATATTTTTGCGTTCTTGGCCTCAACGGGCGACGACAATTTTGTCAATTGGACTAATTACGCCGCGGTCCTGCAGGCTGAGGACAAATATCAGGACGCGGCGGACGTCCTTGAAGAGCTACTCGAAACGGCATTAGAAGAAGATGTCCCCAATGAGTATCACATATTCGCACTGCGCGCTAACCTCGGGCCTGTTTATGCCAAGCTTATGAGGACCGATGAAGCCATCGCGTCACTCCAGGCGGCTATTGCAATGGACTCAGAAGCGTTAGATAGGCGGGCGCGTCAACAGCTTCCAGTGGTGAGAAATAGCCTAGCCGGGGCCATGCAGGCCCATAAGTTGCATGCTGAGGCGCTTGCTCTGTTTGAACAGCTCGCGAATCAGTTTGCGGAAGAATGGGGGCCGGATCACCCCAATACGCTTCTAGCGGAAAGTAACGCTGCTACCGCGCTATTCGATCTGAAGCGTTTTGCTGAATCCATGGCGCTTTTGGACTCGCTACTACCCCGGATCCGGAATATCTTAACTGAGGACAGTCGAGAGTTCATGGTTGCATACCACTATCAAGCACGGTGCCTGGATGAACTTGGCGACTCGGAAGCGGCCGCGGTGATGCACGAGCGTAACCTGGCCCATCGGACCGACGTTCTTGGACAATTCCATATCGAGACGTTGATTTCGGGGCACTATGCCGGGGTTGCTTACCGTAACGCGGGTCAACCGTATAAAGCTATCAAGCAATTTGCTGCTACTTTGCGGGACAGGGCAGTCTCTCTAGGGAGTTGCCATTTCGAGACTGAAAACACGCGCCACGAACTGACTACCCTATATGTGTCCGAAGGAATGCCGGGGCCAGCCCTCAAATACGCACAACAAACCCTCGATTGCCGGGTGGCCAAAATGGAACCAGAAGTTCGCAACCTGTATACCTCGCGCCTCGAAGACCTAGAAGATATGCGCAGGTCTTCGCGTAAATCGGACGCGCTAATTGCGACTTGTGAACTGCTGCTGGAATTAGGGCCTAAGTAG
- a CDS encoding alpha/beta fold hydrolase produces the protein MAASGDVDPLRAPGTAMLDVGGRQVRHRVTGAGDPLLLLHGIGRSLEDWDEQHARLSDGHELHSLDLPGFGWSDPVDGPTTLESLADALPACLDAAGVTGRVTVVGNSLGGAVAMTLAVRHPDRVRALVLADSAGFGRQVTVGLRMLAFDPLATLLMRPTPGNSRRSTRTIFHDPALTTDERVRHAQQLSARPSHAATMLDIARDLGTVRGVSSRWRRPLVEGVRESGLPVLAVWGDRDRILPPAHLAAVARELPDARTRLIPDCGHMPQIERPDLFAALVEDFLASLPG, from the coding sequence ATGGCCGCATCCGGGGACGTCGATCCGCTCCGGGCCCCGGGGACCGCGATGCTCGACGTCGGCGGCCGGCAGGTGCGGCACCGGGTGACCGGCGCCGGGGATCCGCTCCTCCTCCTGCACGGCATCGGCCGCAGCCTCGAGGACTGGGACGAGCAGCACGCGCGCCTGTCCGACGGCCACGAGCTGCACAGCCTCGACCTGCCGGGCTTCGGCTGGTCGGATCCGGTCGACGGTCCCACCACGCTCGAGTCCCTCGCCGACGCCCTGCCCGCGTGCCTCGACGCGGCGGGCGTGACGGGTCGCGTGACGGTCGTCGGCAACTCGCTCGGCGGCGCGGTGGCCATGACCCTCGCGGTGCGGCACCCGGATCGCGTGCGCGCCCTCGTGCTCGCCGACAGCGCGGGCTTCGGCCGGCAGGTCACCGTCGGCCTCCGGATGCTCGCCTTCGATCCGCTGGCGACCCTCCTCATGCGGCCGACGCCCGGCAACTCGCGGCGCTCGACCCGCACGATCTTCCACGACCCGGCGCTCACCACCGACGAGCGCGTGCGGCACGCGCAGCAGCTGTCGGCCCGGCCGTCGCACGCCGCCACGATGCTCGACATCGCGCGCGACCTCGGCACGGTGCGCGGGGTGAGCTCGCGCTGGCGCCGCCCGCTGGTCGAGGGCGTGCGGGAGTCGGGCCTGCCGGTGCTCGCGGTCTGGGGCGACCGCGACCGGATCCTGCCGCCCGCGCACCTCGCGGCCGTCGCGCGGGAGCTGCCCGACGCGCGCACACGGCTCATCCCCGATTGCGGGCACATGCCGCAGATCGAGCGGCCGGACCTGTTCGCCGCGCTGGTCGAGGACTTCCTCGCGTCGCTGCCGGGCTGA